A genome region from Corvus hawaiiensis isolate bCorHaw1 chromosome 4, bCorHaw1.pri.cur, whole genome shotgun sequence includes the following:
- the LOC125324843 gene encoding serine-threonine kinase receptor-associated protein, translated as MAMRQTPLTCSGHTRPVVDLAFSGVTPYGYFLISACKDGKPMLRQGDTGDWIGTFLGHKGAVWGATLNTDATKAATAAADFTAKVWDAVSGDELITLAHKHIVKSVDFTQDSNYLLTGGQDKLLRIYDLSKPEAEPDVVSGHTSGIKKALWSSDDKQILSADDKTVRLWDRSTMTEVKSLNVAMSVSSMEYVPEGQILVITYGKTIAFHSAETLEQIKSFEAPATINSASLHPAKECLVAGGEDFKLYKYDYNSGEELESYKGHFGPIHCVRFSPDGELYASGSEDGTLRLWQTTVGKTYGLWKCVVPEEENAEAAKARTTLPGTAEEEIVAEEIASENSDTVYSSTPEVKA; from the exons ATGGCCATGAGGCAGACCCCGCTCACTTGCTCCGGCCACACGCGGCCCGTGGTGGACCTGGCCTTCAGCGGCGTCACCCCTTACGGATATTTCCTCATCAGCGCCTGCAAGG ATGGCAAGCCTATGCTGCGCCAGGGAGACACGGGAGACTGGATTGGCACATTTCTGGGTCATAaaggtgctgtttggggtgccACCCTTAACACGGATGCCACTAAAgcagctacagcagcagcagattttaCAGC CAAAGTGTGGGATGCTGTGTCAGGCGATGAACTGATCACATTGGCTCACAAACACATTGTCAAAAGTGTGGATTTTACACAG GATAGCAATTATCTGTTAACAGGTGGACAAGATAAGCTCTTGCGTATCTATGACTTGAGCAAGCCAGAAGCAG AACCTGACGTTGTCAGTGGACATACTTCTGGCATTAAAAAGGCCTTATGGAGCAGTGATGACAAACAGATTCTTTCAGCTGATGATAAAACTGTCCG cCTCTGGGACCGGAGTACCATGACTGAAGTGAAGTCACTAAATGTGGCAATGTCAGTGAGCAGCATGGAGTATGTTCCAGAAGGACAGATACTGGTGATAACCTATGGCAAGACTATTGCTTTTCATAGTGCAGAAAC TCTAGAGCAGATTAAATCATTTGAAGCACCTGCTACAATCAATTCTGCATCACTTCACCCTGCGAAAGAATGTTTGGTTGCAGGTGGTGAAGATTTTAAACTCTATAAATATGACTATAATTCAGGAGAAGAATTAG AATCTTACAAAGGGCACTTTGGTCCCATTCACTGCGTGAGATTTAGCCCTGATGGAGAGTTATATGCAAGTGGCTCTGAGGATGGTACACTAAGGCTGTGGCAGACAACAGTAGGGAAAACCTATGGCCTTTGGAAGTGTGTAGTTCCTG AAGAGGAGAatgcagaagcagcaaaagcaagGACTACCCTTCCAGGAACTGCAGAGGAGGAAATAG TTGCAGAAGAGATTGCCTCTGAAAACTCAGATACAGTGTACAGCTCAACTCCTGAAGTGAAAGCCTGA